Proteins from a genomic interval of Pelagibaculum spongiae:
- a CDS encoding pseudouridine synthase — MLLLLNKPFNVLCQFTDSENRPTLADYVQQPQIYPAGRLDRDSEGLLLLTNDGKLQSRISHPANKLQKTYIVQVEGIPDDNAIETLRKGVKLKDGKTKPAKVKLCNTPDWLWPRTPPVRFRANIPTRWLEISITEGKNRQVRRMTAAIGHPTLRLIRTHIGPWSLSNVAPGETRLIQNPWSELPTTQGENLVTADTRNNCRNQRTQASPKKDNSASPRAKETRHNNRPRRHKT, encoded by the coding sequence ATGCTTCTGTTGCTCAACAAACCATTTAACGTTTTATGTCAGTTTACGGATTCCGAAAACCGACCCACGCTGGCTGATTATGTCCAGCAACCCCAGATTTATCCCGCTGGCCGCCTCGATCGAGATAGCGAAGGTCTTTTGCTGTTAACCAATGATGGAAAACTGCAAAGTCGTATTAGCCATCCCGCCAACAAGTTACAAAAAACTTATATAGTTCAGGTCGAGGGCATTCCAGACGATAATGCAATCGAAACATTAAGAAAAGGCGTCAAACTCAAAGACGGTAAAACCAAGCCGGCAAAAGTAAAACTTTGCAATACACCCGACTGGCTATGGCCAAGAACGCCACCGGTCAGGTTTCGCGCAAACATTCCAACCCGCTGGTTAGAAATATCAATTACCGAAGGCAAAAACCGTCAAGTTCGTCGAATGACTGCAGCAATAGGTCATCCAACATTACGCCTAATCCGAACTCATATAGGACCTTGGTCACTATCTAATGTTGCTCCAGGCGAAACCAGACTCATTCAGAATCCGTGGTCGGAGCTTCCAACAACCCAAGGTGAGAATCTTGTAACAGCCGACACACGCAACAACTGCAGGAACCAGCGGACTCAAGCATCACCAAAAAAAGATAATTCCGCTAGCCCTAGAGCAAAAGAAACCCGCCACAACAACCGGCCTCGTCGGCACAAAACGTAA
- the mnmA gene encoding tRNA 2-thiouridine(34) synthase MnmA: MSRKKVIIGMSGGVDSSVSALLLKQAGYEVHGLFMKNWEEDDTDEYCSATTDLSDARAVCEKIDIPLHTINFAAEYWDNVFDHFLDEYRAGRTPNPDILCNKEIKFRAFLDHAIDALGADYIATGHYVRRGNDAQGKACLLRGLDNNKDQSYFLHALSSDQLEKVLFPVGELEKPKVRELALEHDLITHNKKDSTGICFIGERRFTDFLKKFIPAQPGEIITPEGDVIGKHEGLMYYTLGQRQGLGIGGMKDSSDEPWFAATKDLENNRLTAVQGHNHPLLMSKGLIASKISWVNVEQISYPLRCTAKTRYRQPDQACTVELEGDNLRVVFDEQQRAVTPGQSVVFYLDDQCLGGSVIAQHLQD; encoded by the coding sequence ATGAGCCGGAAAAAAGTCATCATTGGAATGTCCGGCGGTGTTGATTCATCAGTCTCGGCCCTGTTACTGAAACAGGCCGGCTATGAAGTGCACGGCCTGTTCATGAAAAACTGGGAAGAAGACGATACTGACGAGTATTGCTCTGCAACTACCGATCTTTCCGACGCGCGAGCAGTGTGTGAAAAGATCGATATCCCACTGCATACCATCAACTTTGCAGCGGAATACTGGGACAATGTTTTTGATCATTTCCTCGATGAGTATCGGGCAGGCAGAACGCCAAACCCAGATATTCTGTGTAACAAAGAAATCAAATTCCGTGCCTTTCTTGATCATGCAATTGATGCATTAGGCGCAGATTACATTGCCACCGGCCACTATGTTCGTCGTGGCAACGATGCTCAAGGCAAAGCTTGCTTGCTTCGCGGCCTAGATAACAACAAGGATCAAAGCTATTTCCTACACGCTTTAAGCAGCGATCAATTGGAAAAAGTTTTATTCCCTGTCGGTGAATTAGAAAAGCCCAAAGTGCGCGAATTAGCACTTGAACACGATCTAATCACCCACAACAAGAAAGACAGTACTGGCATTTGCTTTATCGGCGAGCGTCGCTTCACTGACTTTTTGAAAAAGTTTATTCCCGCCCAACCAGGTGAAATTATCACACCTGAAGGCGATGTTATCGGCAAGCACGAAGGCCTGATGTACTACACCCTCGGCCAACGTCAAGGGCTCGGCATTGGCGGTATGAAAGATTCGTCAGATGAGCCTTGGTTTGCCGCAACTAAAGATTTAGAAAATAACCGCTTGACCGCAGTACAAGGGCACAATCACCCTCTACTGATGTCGAAAGGATTGATCGCCAGTAAAATCAGCTGGGTTAATGTTGAGCAAATCAGCTACCCCCTTCGTTGTACTGCGAAAACCCGTTACCGCCAACCAGACCAAGCTTGCACAGTTGAGCTAGAAGGTGACAATTTACGAGTGGTTTTTGACGAACAACAGCGTGCGGTAACACCTGGCCAATCGGTTGTCTTTTATCTGGACGACCAATGCCTCGGCGGCTCGGTAATCGCACAACATTTACAAGATTAA
- the hflD gene encoding high frequency lysogenization protein HflD, whose protein sequence is MDKQYYATMALAGAAQACNLVRSLAHQGRYDDDAYKATVSSLLVIDCDNPEDIYGGLSGLRHGIEVLEPQLKGERGLEHQEITRYLISLVALQKRLAKNPQMMQMLSERLTQIQKQAQHFNPTHENVIAAEADLYADTISSLGPKIQVTGNPLYLQSAGHVNKVRALLLSGIRSIMLWRQMGGSSLNLIFKKKKMLQYVEQMKKDML, encoded by the coding sequence GTGGATAAGCAGTATTACGCCACCATGGCGTTGGCTGGCGCAGCACAAGCCTGCAACCTAGTTCGCTCATTGGCGCACCAGGGGCGATATGACGATGATGCATATAAAGCCACCGTCAGCAGCCTGCTAGTGATCGATTGCGATAACCCTGAAGATATTTATGGCGGCCTTAGCGGCCTACGTCATGGCATTGAAGTGCTTGAGCCACAATTAAAAGGTGAGCGCGGTTTAGAGCACCAAGAAATCACGCGCTACTTAATCTCACTTGTTGCATTGCAAAAGCGTCTGGCGAAAAACCCACAGATGATGCAAATGCTCAGTGAGCGATTAACTCAGATACAAAAACAGGCGCAGCACTTCAACCCGACCCATGAAAATGTCATCGCCGCTGAAGCCGATTTATATGCTGATACAATAAGTAGTCTTGGCCCAAAAATTCAGGTAACTGGCAACCCGCTTTATCTGCAATCTGCCGGCCATGTAAACAAGGTTCGCGCCTTACTATTGTCAGGCATTCGCTCCATTATGCTTTGGCGACAAATGGGCGGCAGCAGTTTAAATCTAATATTTAAGAAAAAGAAAATGCTGCAATATGTTGAGCAAATGAAGAAAGATATGCTTTAG
- the dxs gene encoding 1-deoxy-D-xylulose-5-phosphate synthase, producing the protein MQENNLASEYPLLEQIDSPSDLRKLSMEQLPTLCSELRRFLLHSLDETGGHFGSNLGVVELTVALHYAFNTPDDRLVWDVGHQCYPHKILTGRRQQMAGLRQAAGIAGFPKRSESEHDTFGVGHSSTSISAALGMSVAAKAQGLTRRVAAIIGDGALTAGMAFEALNHAGHLKADMMVVLNDNDMSISENVGGLNSYLARLLNSTLYSSVREGGKKVLEVAPPIRELVKRTEEHMKGMLTPGTLFEELGFYYVGPVDGHDVIELVKHIKQLEKRHGPSFLHIVTKKGKGFQPAEKNPTKYHAVSPGYLTQSTVAVEPVKKSPAKKSFSNIFGDWLCDMAEQEPQLFAVTPAMCEGSGMVEFSQKFSDRYIDVAIAEQHAVTLAAGMACDGLKPVVAIYSTFLQRGYDQLVHDVALQNLDVLFAIDRAGLVGADGPTHAGAYDVSFMRCIPKMVIMCPSNEDQCRKMLSTGYHYPGPAAVRYPRGSGSGITVDLALNTLEVGKGHICRQHSAAANQKIAILAFGPLLHQALIVAENLDATVVDMRFAKPLDSQLLAEVATDHQLIVTLEDSCIAGGAGSAVNETLQQLKLLKPVLNLGLPDRFIDQGNQQKLYADLGLDAKGIEQSIRDYLG; encoded by the coding sequence ATGCAGGAAAACAACTTGGCTAGCGAATACCCACTTCTTGAACAGATAGATTCACCCAGCGATCTTCGTAAATTGTCGATGGAACAGCTGCCGACTTTATGTAGTGAGCTGCGCCGTTTTTTACTGCACAGTCTGGATGAAACTGGCGGACATTTTGGTTCCAACCTCGGTGTTGTTGAGCTTACTGTGGCACTTCATTACGCATTCAATACGCCAGATGACCGTTTGGTGTGGGATGTGGGGCACCAATGTTATCCGCATAAAATACTGACTGGCCGCCGACAGCAAATGGCAGGTTTAAGGCAGGCTGCTGGTATTGCTGGCTTTCCTAAGCGTAGTGAAAGCGAGCATGACACCTTCGGCGTTGGCCACTCTTCAACGTCGATTAGTGCTGCATTAGGTATGTCGGTTGCGGCAAAAGCACAAGGCTTAACACGCAGGGTTGCTGCAATTATTGGCGACGGTGCATTGACCGCTGGAATGGCGTTTGAAGCATTAAACCATGCAGGTCATCTTAAGGCCGATATGATGGTGGTTTTGAATGACAACGACATGTCGATTTCAGAAAACGTCGGTGGTTTGAATAGTTATTTAGCGCGTTTACTTAATTCGACGCTTTATAGCTCGGTTCGTGAAGGTGGTAAAAAAGTATTGGAAGTCGCGCCGCCAATTCGTGAGCTAGTCAAGCGCACCGAAGAGCATATGAAAGGTATGCTGACACCTGGCACTTTGTTTGAAGAGTTAGGCTTTTATTACGTAGGGCCAGTTGATGGGCATGATGTCATCGAACTGGTTAAACATATTAAGCAGCTAGAAAAGCGCCACGGCCCGAGCTTTTTGCATATTGTGACTAAAAAAGGCAAAGGTTTTCAGCCAGCAGAAAAAAATCCAACCAAATACCATGCAGTCTCGCCCGGTTACTTAACCCAAAGTACTGTTGCGGTAGAGCCAGTAAAAAAATCGCCAGCCAAAAAAAGTTTTTCTAATATTTTTGGTGATTGGTTGTGCGACATGGCTGAGCAAGAGCCGCAATTATTTGCGGTAACCCCAGCGATGTGTGAAGGCTCTGGAATGGTTGAGTTTTCCCAGAAATTCTCTGATCGATATATCGACGTAGCAATCGCTGAACAGCATGCGGTTACTTTGGCCGCTGGCATGGCTTGTGATGGATTAAAGCCGGTGGTGGCAATTTATTCGACATTTTTGCAGCGCGGTTATGATCAATTAGTGCATGACGTTGCCTTGCAAAACCTCGATGTATTGTTTGCGATTGACCGAGCTGGTTTAGTGGGTGCCGATGGGCCAACTCATGCCGGTGCTTATGATGTCAGCTTTATGCGCTGTATTCCGAAAATGGTCATTATGTGCCCATCCAATGAAGACCAATGCCGCAAAATGTTATCTACTGGTTACCATTATCCCGGTCCAGCCGCGGTTCGTTACCCCCGGGGTAGCGGGAGTGGTATTACGGTTGATCTGGCGTTAAATACTTTGGAAGTCGGTAAAGGGCATATTTGCCGCCAGCATTCTGCTGCGGCCAATCAAAAAATTGCGATTCTCGCTTTTGGCCCTTTATTACATCAAGCGCTGATAGTTGCTGAAAACCTCGATGCCACAGTAGTGGATATGCGATTTGCCAAACCATTGGACAGTCAATTGTTGGCGGAAGTTGCAACCGATCATCAATTGATCGTTACATTGGAAGACAGTTGTATCGCAGGTGGAGCGGGCAGTGCGGTTAACGAAACCTTGCAACAATTAAAGCTGTTGAAGCCGGTACTGAATCTTGGTTTGCCTGATCGGTTTATCGACCAAGGAAATCAACAGAAGCTATATGCAGATTTAGGGTTGGATGCTAAAGGTATCGAACAATCTATTCGAGACTATCTCGGTTAA
- the ispA gene encoding (2E,6E)-farnesyl diphosphate synthase — translation MSIKQYLGQSADQVDQLMKQYLKSASCDAQLEQAMHYALFNGGKRIRPMLVYAAAQACGLSKIKVGFAAAALEMIHSYSLVHDDLPAMDDDDLRRGKPTCHIAFNEATAILVGDALQALAFDVLSQPQLDISGSAQLQMINALARAAGGMGMCGGQALDIAATGQSLDLLGLEQVHQHKTGDLIRASVRVGALAAQASQQQLDALDQYASCIGLSFQIQDDILDVEGDTEVIGKPQGADQALNKSTYPALMGLDAAKSKALDLHNQALEALSGFADEAEPLRQLSEYIIARDR, via the coding sequence GTGTCTATTAAACAATACCTCGGCCAATCAGCTGATCAGGTTGATCAATTGATGAAGCAATATCTAAAATCTGCCAGCTGTGATGCGCAGCTTGAACAAGCAATGCATTACGCGTTGTTTAATGGTGGCAAGCGTATTCGACCAATGTTGGTTTATGCCGCGGCCCAAGCGTGTGGCTTATCGAAGATTAAAGTTGGTTTTGCCGCAGCTGCTTTGGAAATGATTCATTCCTATTCACTGGTTCATGATGATTTGCCAGCGATGGATGATGACGATTTGCGTCGAGGTAAGCCGACTTGCCATATTGCTTTTAACGAAGCGACCGCAATTTTGGTTGGCGATGCATTGCAGGCGTTAGCCTTTGATGTGTTGTCACAACCTCAGCTGGATATTTCTGGTTCGGCACAGTTGCAAATGATCAATGCCTTAGCGCGTGCAGCTGGTGGAATGGGAATGTGCGGCGGACAAGCATTAGATATAGCAGCCACAGGGCAATCACTGGATTTACTAGGTTTAGAGCAAGTGCATCAGCATAAAACCGGTGATTTAATTCGAGCGAGTGTTCGCGTTGGTGCCTTGGCTGCCCAAGCCAGCCAGCAACAGTTAGATGCACTCGATCAATATGCCAGCTGTATTGGACTGTCATTTCAGATTCAGGATGACATTTTAGATGTTGAGGGTGATACCGAAGTCATCGGTAAACCACAAGGTGCTGATCAGGCGCTGAACAAATCTACCTATCCTGCGCTGATGGGCCTTGATGCGGCGAAAAGTAAAGCACTCGATCTTCATAATCAGGCACTTGAAGCGTTGTCTGGCTTTGCCGATGAAGCTGAACCTTTGCGACAGCTGTCTGAATATATTATTGCGCGTGACCGTTAA
- a CDS encoding exodeoxyribonuclease VII small subunit has translation MARRKKFHYEESVQELETLVQQLEQGDLELEDALKQFERGVELTRLCQQALDEAEQKVSVLSTQGQQQEEQLIPFDAED, from the coding sequence ATGGCTCGGCGCAAAAAATTTCATTATGAAGAATCGGTCCAAGAGCTGGAAACATTGGTTCAACAGCTTGAGCAGGGTGACCTAGAGCTGGAAGATGCGTTAAAGCAGTTTGAGCGAGGAGTAGAGCTAACTCGCTTGTGTCAGCAAGCACTGGATGAAGCAGAGCAAAAAGTCAGCGTGCTATCCACTCAAGGCCAGCAACAAGAAGAGCAGTTGATTCCATTTGATGCTGAAGATTAA
- the pomA gene encoding flagellar motor protein PomA has product MDLATLIGLIGAFGIVGAAIVVGGSATIFINVPSILIVLLGSLMVVLMKYSIGQFVNTAKVIGKAFSNKQQAPLELITQAIELADLSRKEGVLALENATVENPFMARGVQMLVDGREADEIRSLLAKDMNLNIERHEIGQGLLRALGDVGPAMGMIGTLVGLVQMLSAMDDPKSIGPSMAVALLTTLYGAVLANMFALPLADKLELRANEERQSKALIIDALVGIQAGMNPRVLEEGLKNYLPNSKRASSN; this is encoded by the coding sequence GTGGATCTAGCTACACTCATCGGTCTTATCGGTGCATTTGGCATCGTTGGCGCAGCAATTGTTGTTGGCGGAAGCGCCACTATTTTTATCAATGTCCCATCAATACTGATCGTACTGCTCGGTAGTTTAATGGTGGTACTGATGAAATACAGCATCGGTCAATTTGTAAATACTGCAAAGGTGATCGGCAAAGCATTCAGCAATAAACAACAAGCACCATTAGAACTCATCACTCAAGCAATAGAACTAGCTGATTTATCACGCAAGGAAGGCGTATTGGCGTTAGAAAATGCCACAGTTGAAAATCCATTTATGGCTCGTGGAGTCCAAATGCTAGTCGATGGCCGGGAGGCTGACGAAATCCGGTCCCTACTTGCTAAAGATATGAATTTAAATATTGAGCGTCATGAAATCGGTCAAGGTCTTTTACGCGCCCTGGGCGATGTAGGACCTGCAATGGGGATGATCGGCACGCTAGTGGGCTTGGTGCAAATGCTTTCGGCAATGGACGATCCTAAATCGATTGGCCCGTCAATGGCAGTGGCACTGCTCACAACACTTTATGGTGCCGTACTGGCCAACATGTTTGCCCTGCCGTTGGCAGACAAGCTTGAGTTAAGAGCAAATGAAGAAAGACAAAGTAAAGCATTAATTATCGATGCGTTAGTCGGCATTCAAGCGGGAATGAATCCTAGGGTTCTTGAGGAGGGTCTGAAAAATTACCTTCCTAATTCCAAACGCGCTAGCAGCAACTAA
- a CDS encoding flagellar motor protein MotB encodes MEEELPPPKKDAGGGGWLATFADLMSLLMCFFILLLSFSEMDVLKYKQLAGSMRNAFGVQSEIEVKQIPKGTSIIAQEFSPGRPDPTAINTVRQFTVNTNEQTLEFKQEDNTDESSGGEKTDQQAVEKIKKLIEDAIEKAAKEKAQELKQKLDFQIKKGQIQVSISGRQIIIRIKEKGSFRSGAYELNKNFLPVLRTIRSVLISTEGEITVAGHTDDLPIEAFRIRSNWDLSTARAVSVAHQLMKDNLIDKKRIAVQGFADTRPLVANDNGENRAINRRVEIVIVQGKAKQTDSVSAEEQARKIITDSQGNQSILIK; translated from the coding sequence ATGGAAGAAGAATTACCTCCCCCTAAAAAAGATGCTGGCGGCGGTGGCTGGTTGGCAACCTTTGCTGACTTAATGTCTTTGCTTATGTGTTTTTTCATATTGTTATTGTCTTTTTCAGAAATGGATGTCCTTAAATACAAACAGTTAGCTGGATCTATGCGCAATGCGTTTGGCGTTCAAAGCGAGATTGAAGTTAAACAAATCCCGAAAGGTACCAGCATTATTGCCCAGGAATTTTCGCCAGGCCGACCCGACCCAACAGCGATTAATACAGTTCGTCAATTCACGGTCAATACCAATGAGCAAACATTAGAATTCAAGCAGGAAGATAATACCGACGAATCTTCTGGCGGCGAAAAAACGGATCAACAAGCAGTAGAGAAAATAAAGAAGTTAATAGAGGATGCCATAGAAAAAGCTGCCAAAGAAAAAGCTCAAGAGCTTAAGCAAAAACTGGATTTTCAGATTAAAAAGGGGCAGATCCAAGTATCCATTTCCGGCAGGCAAATCATTATCCGGATCAAGGAAAAAGGATCTTTTCGCTCTGGCGCTTATGAATTGAACAAAAATTTCTTACCTGTTTTGCGAACGATTCGTAGTGTTTTGATCAGCACTGAAGGTGAAATCACTGTTGCCGGACATACTGACGATTTACCCATTGAAGCGTTTCGAATTCGCTCCAATTGGGATTTATCGACTGCCCGAGCAGTGTCGGTTGCGCATCAACTCATGAAAGATAATCTAATCGATAAAAAGCGTATCGCCGTGCAAGGCTTTGCCGATACTCGCCCGCTAGTTGCAAATGACAATGGCGAGAATAGGGCAATCAATCGCCGAGTCGAAATTGTCATCGTTCAGGGAAAAGCGAAACAAACCGATTCGGTTAGTGCTGAAGAACAAGCGCGCAAAATAATTACAGATTCACAAGGTAATCAGTCGATTCTGATTAAATAA
- a CDS encoding flavin-containing monooxygenase gives MANQPKASSESVERLDVVIIGAGLSGIGAACHLQKKCPNKKFAILEGREKLGGTWDLFRYPGVRSDSDMYTLGYNFKPWTNAKGIADAKDIRSYITEASVENNVAKNIRYGQKVVAANWCSDSALWMLTISDSATGGIKEIACNFLLCCTGYYSYEAGYRPTFTGEEDFSGDIIHPQKWPENYDYSDKKVVVIGSGATAVTLVPAMTDKAAHVTMLQRSPTYVMSLPQDDPLVNGLRKVLPESWVYRITRTRNISISWLMYKYCRAFPESARRLIVGLAKKQLPEDFDMKHFSPSYAPWDERLCAVPDGDLFASIRNGKASVETDVIDTFTESGIKLKSGKELAADIVISATGLNVQLFGNMKLTIDGEAVNVADKMCYRGLMFEGVPNMGMVFGYTNASWTLKADLILEHTCRLLNYMSDNSLRICEPKNVNGATHEPFVDMSSGYVQRAKGIVPHQGSKKPWKLYQNYLMDMISLRLGKVNDPSLSFSSPPLQPSASVEEKAKSEVETVN, from the coding sequence GTGGCTAATCAACCTAAAGCAAGCTCGGAAAGTGTTGAACGTCTCGATGTTGTAATTATTGGGGCAGGTTTGTCGGGTATCGGTGCCGCTTGCCATCTGCAGAAAAAATGCCCCAATAAAAAATTCGCAATTCTGGAAGGGCGTGAAAAGCTCGGTGGCACGTGGGATTTGTTTCGTTATCCTGGTGTTCGATCTGATTCTGACATGTATACACTGGGCTACAATTTCAAGCCTTGGACTAATGCCAAAGGCATAGCCGATGCAAAGGATATTCGTAGCTACATTACCGAAGCATCGGTCGAGAACAATGTTGCGAAAAATATTCGTTATGGCCAAAAAGTTGTAGCGGCGAATTGGTGTTCCGATAGTGCACTTTGGATGCTGACAATCTCCGATTCGGCTACCGGTGGTATAAAAGAAATAGCGTGCAATTTCTTGTTGTGCTGCACCGGATATTACAGTTATGAAGCTGGCTATCGGCCAACTTTCACTGGTGAAGAAGACTTTTCTGGCGATATCATCCATCCACAGAAGTGGCCAGAGAATTATGATTACAGCGATAAAAAAGTAGTTGTAATTGGCAGTGGCGCAACAGCGGTTACTCTCGTTCCTGCGATGACTGACAAAGCCGCGCATGTGACCATGTTGCAGCGTTCGCCGACTTATGTGATGTCTTTGCCTCAGGATGACCCATTAGTAAACGGTTTGCGTAAAGTTTTGCCAGAATCTTGGGTTTACCGAATTACCCGCACCCGAAATATCAGCATTTCCTGGTTAATGTATAAATATTGTCGTGCTTTCCCTGAATCGGCGCGAAGACTAATAGTCGGTCTGGCGAAAAAACAGTTGCCTGAAGACTTCGACATGAAGCATTTTTCACCCAGCTATGCACCTTGGGATGAGCGATTATGTGCGGTGCCAGATGGCGACTTATTCGCATCTATTCGTAACGGCAAAGCATCTGTTGAGACTGATGTTATCGATACGTTCACTGAAAGCGGCATCAAGCTTAAATCTGGTAAAGAGTTAGCTGCAGATATTGTTATTTCAGCGACTGGCTTGAATGTTCAGCTATTTGGCAATATGAAACTGACTATCGATGGTGAAGCTGTCAATGTTGCAGACAAAATGTGTTATCGCGGCTTGATGTTTGAAGGCGTGCCAAATATGGGAATGGTATTCGGTTACACCAATGCTTCCTGGACATTAAAAGCGGATTTAATCCTTGAGCATACTTGCCGTTTGCTGAACTACATGAGCGATAACAGTTTGAGAATTTGCGAGCCTAAAAACGTCAATGGCGCCACCCACGAACCGTTTGTTGATATGAGTTCTGGCTATGTTCAGCGAGCTAAGGGGATTGTTCCTCATCAAGGCTCAAAGAAGCCGTGGAAACTGTATCAAAATTATTTAATGGATATGATTAGCTTACGGTTGGGCAAGGTAAATGATCCATCGCTGTCATTTTCATCGCCACCCTTGCAGCCAAGTGCTAGCGTTGAAGAAAAGGCTAAGTCAGAAGTAGAAACAGTAAATTAA
- a CDS encoding SDR family NAD(P)-dependent oxidoreductase yields MSKNLKKSVVAITGAGSGIGRALALQCAREGAFLALADVNEQQLKETSEQCQSLAAGVMYDRVDVAQRDEIYAWANKVSEKFGSANVIINNAGVNLSGSVGAMTDQDFQWQMDINFWGVTHGTRAFLPLLKKADWGHVINISSLFGLISMPNQSAYNASKYAVRGFSESLRMELALENSSVSISCVHPGGIKTNIANSSRILEQVGPKLTEEQQKNEFNNKLAKTTPEQAAAIILSGMKKNKSRILVGTDAKIIDLLQRLLPAKYQAIIVRVLGLRRAQLERMQTAE; encoded by the coding sequence ATGTCCAAAAATCTAAAAAAATCAGTGGTTGCAATTACCGGTGCTGGCTCAGGTATCGGTCGTGCGCTTGCATTGCAGTGTGCACGAGAGGGGGCTTTTCTGGCACTAGCTGATGTTAATGAACAACAGCTGAAAGAAACCTCCGAGCAGTGCCAAAGTTTAGCTGCTGGTGTGATGTATGATCGTGTTGATGTCGCGCAGCGTGACGAAATTTACGCTTGGGCAAATAAAGTTTCAGAAAAATTTGGTTCGGCAAACGTCATTATTAATAATGCCGGTGTCAACCTAAGTGGAAGTGTTGGTGCCATGACGGATCAGGATTTTCAGTGGCAGATGGATATTAACTTTTGGGGTGTGACCCATGGCACTCGCGCATTTTTACCGCTACTGAAAAAGGCTGACTGGGGCCATGTAATTAACATATCTAGCCTTTTTGGTTTGATCAGCATGCCTAATCAGTCCGCTTATAATGCTTCAAAATATGCGGTGCGTGGTTTCAGTGAAAGCTTACGAATGGAGTTGGCTCTGGAAAACAGTTCGGTCAGTATCAGTTGCGTTCATCCGGGTGGTATTAAAACAAATATTGCTAATAGTTCCCGTATTTTGGAACAAGTCGGTCCCAAACTAACCGAAGAACAGCAAAAAAATGAATTTAATAACAAGCTAGCCAAAACCACGCCAGAGCAAGCGGCGGCAATTATTCTAAGTGGCATGAAAAAGAATAAATCTCGGATTTTGGTCGGTACTGATGCAAAAATAATCGATTTATTACAAAGATTACTGCCTGCTAAATATCAGGCGATCATTGTTCGTGTTCTGGGGTTACGTAGGGCGCAGCTAGAGCGAATGCAAACAGCGGAATAA
- a CDS encoding AraC family transcriptional regulator — translation MPFKRGQETIVVTDDHSLSADYLVASRDFALSRGVSAAALLNGSDLSLGVLLNPPPRISYESLQCINANMMNALGSYYETAVDFGRFMEVSTHGLLGMAVQSTGTLLEASGLMLQYMKIRTSVKFADILPSDDMYWLRFTHDPAIREKSITCLKVLFEVAILVSFDAIIKKLLVGRNLSGSTEMRMTVAAPEQLPVYLKEVDSLLYFDQPFVELGVPAAWMALPLGKVDEELGLAATELCESALRDLEPKDIVARLRDNIQHIEGQKPSLKEISSQMHMSVSTLQRRLKEQGVTFQQLKAEAQLLQAKELLINDVCSLDDISSRLGFSDSSNFSKSFKSWTGQTPTAFRNAHSSFVKSDEQ, via the coding sequence ATGCCCTTTAAGAGAGGCCAAGAAACAATAGTTGTTACGGATGATCATTCGCTGTCTGCAGATTATTTGGTAGCGAGTCGAGATTTTGCGCTATCTCGTGGTGTAAGTGCTGCAGCATTACTAAATGGGAGTGATCTTTCTCTGGGAGTGTTACTTAATCCTCCACCACGTATTAGCTATGAAAGCCTTCAGTGCATTAATGCCAACATGATGAATGCACTGGGCTCATATTATGAAACGGCGGTTGATTTTGGCCGATTTATGGAAGTGAGCACTCATGGATTACTCGGTATGGCAGTTCAGAGTACCGGGACATTGCTTGAGGCAAGTGGACTGATGCTGCAATACATGAAAATACGCACCAGTGTTAAATTTGCTGATATTTTACCCAGTGATGATATGTACTGGCTGCGTTTCACTCATGACCCTGCTATTCGTGAAAAATCTATAACTTGTTTGAAGGTGCTTTTTGAAGTGGCTATTTTAGTTAGTTTTGACGCCATTATTAAAAAGCTACTGGTGGGGCGAAATCTCTCAGGTTCTACTGAAATGAGAATGACGGTAGCTGCGCCAGAGCAACTCCCGGTTTATCTTAAAGAAGTCGATAGTTTGCTTTATTTTGATCAGCCTTTTGTAGAGCTTGGTGTTCCAGCAGCATGGATGGCCTTGCCGCTTGGAAAGGTAGATGAAGAGTTGGGGCTAGCCGCTACAGAATTATGTGAAAGTGCGCTTAGAGATTTAGAGCCGAAAGATATCGTAGCTCGACTGCGAGATAACATTCAGCACATCGAAGGCCAAAAGCCCTCGCTGAAAGAGATTTCCAGTCAGATGCATATGTCAGTTAGCACTTTGCAGCGGCGACTAAAAGAGCAAGGTGTCACTTTTCAGCAATTAAAAGCAGAAGCGCAGTTGCTTCAAGCTAAAGAGCTATTAATTAACGATGTTTGCTCTTTAGATGACATTTCATCACGACTAGGATTTAGTGATTCTTCTAATTTTTCCAAGTCATTTAAATCCTGGACAGGGCAAACGCCGACAGCGTTTCGCAATGCACATAGTAGTTTTGTCAAAAGCGATGAGCAGTAA